From Chengkuizengella sediminis, one genomic window encodes:
- a CDS encoding amidase — protein sequence MKQDDFLFYSATKIAKLIRNGELTSEQVTKALIQRIQTHDSKVNAVVNKDLDQVLMDAKRADEELKKGLVQGPLHGVPITFKESYAIKGMKTTSGFTPFKEYTTDFDATIVRRLKEAGAIIVGKTNVPPLLMDLQTDNEIYGRTNNPWDLNRTPGGSSGGGAAAVASCFSYLDIGSDIGGSLRIPAHYCGVYSLKPTEHAVPAFGHFPMPYKSKPPEYRSSRHLACYGPLARSIDDLILAFSTITGSDPNDMKVPPLNNNKPDKLNLNHLKIAWMDQLSDVPVAKEVKDHIYRFVEKLKSLGIQTVKIEQFPESTNKVWETWGKMIDAELNSGKPSILRGIEHIFTRNLQKKYPTSSKLMPLTFKNYMKILTQRENLISSFDMFMDSYEMFILPVSVTAAFPHIKKDKLIGHQPIYKNPVYVDGKPMNYWQATGAYTNLFNVLTNPVVTMPIGLNKDNMPLGVQCVGKRWDDFKLLHIVNQLVSEMDMDVPIVSF from the coding sequence ATGAAACAAGATGATTTTTTGTTTTATTCGGCTACAAAAATTGCGAAATTAATTCGAAACGGAGAGTTGACTTCAGAGCAGGTGACTAAAGCATTAATCCAAAGGATTCAAACACATGATTCAAAAGTAAATGCAGTTGTGAATAAGGATTTAGATCAAGTTTTAATGGATGCAAAAAGAGCGGATGAGGAACTTAAAAAGGGTTTAGTTCAAGGACCACTTCATGGTGTTCCCATTACATTCAAAGAATCGTATGCAATCAAAGGTATGAAAACAACAAGTGGTTTTACCCCATTCAAAGAGTATACTACTGATTTTGATGCTACCATTGTACGTCGTTTAAAGGAAGCTGGAGCAATCATTGTAGGTAAAACAAATGTACCACCACTATTGATGGATTTACAAACGGATAATGAGATTTATGGAAGAACAAATAATCCTTGGGATCTGAATCGTACACCTGGAGGGAGTAGTGGTGGTGGAGCGGCAGCAGTTGCTTCTTGTTTTAGTTACTTAGATATAGGAAGCGATATAGGTGGCTCATTAAGAATACCTGCTCATTATTGTGGTGTATATAGTTTGAAGCCAACAGAACACGCAGTACCAGCATTTGGACATTTTCCAATGCCTTATAAGTCAAAACCTCCAGAATACCGCTCATCAAGACACCTCGCTTGTTATGGTCCTTTGGCAAGGTCTATTGATGATTTAATTTTAGCTTTTTCCACAATAACGGGTTCAGATCCAAATGATATGAAAGTGCCCCCTCTAAACAACAACAAACCAGATAAGTTAAATTTAAATCATTTAAAAATAGCTTGGATGGATCAGCTTTCAGATGTTCCTGTTGCTAAGGAAGTTAAAGATCATATTTATAGATTCGTAGAAAAGCTAAAATCGCTCGGTATTCAAACTGTAAAAATAGAGCAGTTTCCAGAGAGTACAAACAAAGTTTGGGAAACATGGGGGAAAATGATTGATGCGGAGTTGAATTCAGGCAAACCATCAATTTTAAGGGGAATTGAACATATCTTTACAAGAAACCTTCAAAAGAAATATCCAACTTCTAGTAAATTAATGCCTCTTACCTTTAAAAATTATATGAAAATTTTAACACAGAGGGAGAATCTTATTTCATCATTTGATATGTTTATGGATTCATATGAAATGTTTATTTTGCCAGTCAGTGTTACGGCAGCTTTTCCACATATTAAAAAAGATAAACTAATAGGACATCAACCGATTTATAAAAACCCTGTGTATGTAGATGGTAAACCCATGAACTATTGGCAAGCAACTGGAGCTTATACAAATTTATTTAATGTATTAACTAATCCAGTTGTAACCATGCCTATTGGATTAAATAAAGATAATATGCCCTTAGGAGTACAATGTGTAGGGAAGAGATGGGATGATTTTAAGTTATTACACATAGTGAATCAGCTCGTGAGTGAAATGGATATGGATGTTCCAATAGTGTCATTTTAG
- the folE gene encoding GTP cyclohydrolase I FolE, producing the protein MAGFKEYKNDLISDNREVVENHIREILKLIGEDVEREGLLDTPARVTRMYEEIFSGYNVDPRKILDVTFDEDHEELVIVKDIVYYSQCEHHMAPFFGKIHIGYIPNGKIAGLSKFARLVDAVTRKLQVQERITSEVADIMVEVLNPQAVMVIVEGEHLCMCSRGVKKYGSKTITSAMRGAFLKDPASRAECLSLLKD; encoded by the coding sequence ATGGCAGGTTTTAAAGAATATAAAAATGACCTAATAAGTGATAATAGAGAAGTCGTAGAAAATCATATCAGAGAAATCTTGAAACTTATTGGGGAGGACGTAGAACGAGAAGGATTGTTAGATACTCCTGCTCGCGTAACACGTATGTATGAAGAAATTTTCTCAGGTTACAACGTTGATCCCCGGAAAATCTTAGACGTAACCTTTGATGAAGATCATGAGGAGTTAGTCATAGTTAAAGATATTGTGTATTACAGTCAATGTGAGCACCATATGGCACCGTTTTTCGGAAAAATCCATATTGGTTACATTCCAAATGGAAAAATTGCTGGACTTAGTAAATTTGCTCGATTAGTGGATGCTGTTACACGTAAGTTACAGGTACAAGAACGTATAACATCAGAAGTTGCAGATATTATGGTTGAGGTTTTAAACCCTCAAGCGGTTATGGTTATTGTAGAAGGAGAACATTTATGTATGTGTTCTAGAGGTGTGAAAAAGTATGGTAGTAAAACTATCACCTCTGCTATGCGTGGCGCATTTTTAAAAGACCCAGCATCAAGAGCTGAATGTCTCTCTCTTTTAAAAGATTAA
- a CDS encoding YneF family protein yields MADVIIPIVTLIVGLIIGFFVGVFYLRKQLEKMQNNPDMLKEMAKKMGYNVNNQQMNQMQKMMKNKKFK; encoded by the coding sequence ATGGCAGATGTTATCATTCCAATTGTGACCCTTATTGTAGGTCTTATTATTGGATTTTTTGTTGGTGTATTTTATTTACGAAAACAACTCGAAAAAATGCAAAACAACCCAGATATGCTTAAGGAAATGGCAAAGAAAATGGGTTATAATGTAAATAACCAACAAATGAATCAAATGCAAAAAATGATGAAAAATAAAAAATTTAAATAA
- the queG gene encoding tRNA epoxyqueuosine(34) reductase QueG gives MNYSVAKSSRNDWEYLKDEIKQAASSLGIDKIGFASADPFLELKQILLNHRKKGYESGFEEPDLDKRVEPKLTFEQPKSILSIAIAYPSKLKDPPKSKPGSYRGMISRSAWGEDYHHVLKKRLKNLEHFIKERVSDVRLESMVDTGVLVDRAVAERAGIGWVGKNCAVITPEFGSWVYLGEMMTNIPFIPDQEVTEECGDCTICIDACPTDALVGPGQLNSNRCISFVTQTKGFVSDELKEKIGNRLYGCDTCQIVCPKNKAKHFTHQTELQPDPEIVKPLLKPLLSLSNREFKEKYGFSASAWRGKKPIQRNAITALGVFKDQSAIPILKEILFKDQRPEIREAAAWSLGKINTDEALEVIKQGISQEKNEVVLESLSKAEQRINNSKS, from the coding sequence TTGAATTATTCAGTTGCAAAATCATCAAGAAATGATTGGGAATATTTAAAGGATGAGATTAAACAAGCTGCATCCTCACTTGGAATAGATAAAATAGGGTTTGCTTCGGCAGACCCTTTTTTGGAATTAAAACAAATTTTATTAAACCATCGTAAAAAAGGATATGAGTCTGGTTTTGAAGAGCCAGATCTGGATAAAAGAGTTGAACCTAAACTTACATTTGAACAACCCAAATCTATCTTATCGATTGCCATCGCTTATCCTTCAAAGTTGAAAGATCCACCAAAATCAAAGCCAGGTTCTTACAGAGGTATGATCTCCAGATCAGCATGGGGCGAAGATTACCATCATGTTTTAAAAAAAAGGTTAAAGAATTTAGAGCATTTTATTAAAGAAAGAGTGTCTGATGTCAGACTTGAAAGTATGGTGGATACAGGGGTTTTAGTTGATAGAGCAGTGGCGGAGCGTGCGGGTATAGGTTGGGTAGGTAAAAACTGCGCTGTCATTACACCAGAGTTCGGTTCATGGGTCTATCTTGGAGAAATGATGACTAACATTCCATTTATTCCCGATCAGGAAGTAACAGAGGAGTGTGGGGATTGCACGATATGTATTGATGCCTGTCCTACAGATGCTCTTGTGGGTCCAGGTCAGTTAAATTCTAATCGCTGCATATCATTTGTAACGCAAACAAAAGGTTTTGTAAGTGACGAGTTAAAGGAGAAGATAGGTAATCGTTTGTATGGTTGTGATACTTGTCAGATTGTATGTCCAAAAAATAAAGCGAAACATTTCACTCATCAAACTGAACTTCAACCAGATCCAGAGATTGTGAAACCACTCCTAAAACCACTACTATCATTAAGCAATCGTGAGTTTAAAGAAAAGTACGGATTTAGTGCGTCTGCTTGGAGAGGAAAAAAACCCATTCAACGAAACGCAATTACTGCGTTAGGTGTTTTTAAAGATCAGAGTGCAATTCCTATATTAAAGGAGATCCTTTTCAAAGACCAGAGACCAGAGATAAGAGAAGCAGCAGCATGGTCATTAGGTAAAATCAATACAGATGAAGCGCTTGAAGTAATCAAACAAGGGATTTCTCAAGAAAAGAACGAAGTTGTATTGGAATCACTGTCCAAAGCAGAACAACGTATTAATAATTCGAAGTCATAA
- a CDS encoding GTP-binding protein translates to MLNLLNRRNIGIFAHIDAGKTTTTEQMLFKGGQIRSLGSVDTGTAQTDWLDVERERGISVLAATTELIWRDTAINIVDTPGHVDFLSEVERSLRVMDGAILIISAVEGVQPQTEVIWQALRKLNIPTLIYINKIDRIGADPDRVIENIHHELSTAAVPIQNTQGVEHSFDEQPLYDQIVEVVSEHDDSILNQYLEGKLISNQQLMENLSLLSKNGKIFPVLFGASNKGIGIQELMDAMIEYLPHPGGLKDAPLSGIVFKIDRDKKLGRLAYVRLYQGSIQNRDSIYNVTQGVEEKVTQIRKIQGNKSEDLGELHAGDIAVLSGMSHVKIGDILGSAEAVPEHPHMAVPLLTVKVEWEQEEEYPAVVKALQELSDEDPLLDLQWHQEDRELHIKVMGKIQLEILTSLMKSRFQLNVKFGQPSVIYKETPKQIGAGLIRYTMPKPCWAVLRFKIEPGERGSGVTYHSVVRKEELLERYQNEVARRIPEALEQGLYGWNVVDLKITLIEGEHHVVHTHPLDFAVATPMGIMNGLDQTGTKLLEPMLNFRISVPEQFGGKILHDLSQMRATFDSPNQQEDRMIVEGIIPLSTSMEYSIELASLTKGKGTITTYFQGYQECPEGVLATRERRGINPLDQSKYILSVRKALS, encoded by the coding sequence TTGTTAAACTTACTGAATAGAAGAAATATTGGTATATTTGCTCATATTGATGCTGGAAAAACAACGACAACAGAACAAATGTTATTTAAGGGGGGGCAAATTCGCTCCCTTGGAAGTGTTGATACAGGGACAGCACAGACGGATTGGTTGGATGTTGAACGAGAACGTGGTATTTCTGTGCTTGCAGCAACAACAGAATTAATATGGAGAGATACGGCTATTAATATTGTGGATACTCCAGGTCATGTTGATTTTTTGTCAGAGGTGGAGCGAAGCTTACGAGTCATGGACGGGGCCATACTTATCATATCCGCAGTTGAAGGTGTTCAACCTCAAACAGAAGTCATTTGGCAAGCTCTTCGTAAGCTTAACATTCCAACTTTGATTTATATAAACAAAATAGATCGGATAGGGGCTGATCCTGATCGAGTGATTGAGAATATTCATCATGAACTATCTACAGCTGCTGTTCCGATTCAAAACACTCAAGGTGTAGAACATTCTTTTGATGAACAACCTCTATATGATCAAATTGTAGAAGTCGTTTCAGAACACGATGATTCGATTTTAAATCAATATTTGGAAGGGAAACTTATATCAAACCAACAGCTTATGGAGAATTTATCTTTATTATCAAAAAATGGGAAAATATTTCCCGTATTATTTGGTGCTTCAAATAAAGGAATCGGGATTCAGGAGCTTATGGATGCCATGATTGAGTATCTTCCTCATCCAGGAGGATTAAAGGATGCTCCTTTATCTGGAATTGTATTTAAAATCGATAGAGACAAAAAGTTAGGAAGACTGGCTTATGTCCGGTTGTATCAAGGTAGTATTCAAAATCGGGATTCTATTTATAATGTTACCCAAGGTGTTGAAGAGAAGGTAACCCAGATTCGAAAAATCCAAGGAAATAAAAGTGAAGATTTGGGAGAACTTCACGCTGGAGATATTGCAGTACTCAGTGGTATGAGTCATGTGAAAATTGGAGATATACTAGGTAGCGCTGAAGCTGTTCCTGAACACCCTCACATGGCAGTACCACTCTTAACAGTGAAAGTAGAATGGGAACAAGAAGAGGAATATCCGGCTGTTGTTAAAGCATTACAAGAATTGTCTGATGAGGACCCACTATTAGATTTACAGTGGCATCAAGAGGATAGAGAACTTCATATTAAAGTGATGGGGAAAATACAGCTTGAGATCCTTACAAGTTTAATGAAAAGCCGGTTTCAGTTAAATGTGAAATTTGGACAGCCGTCTGTGATTTACAAGGAGACACCAAAACAAATAGGGGCAGGTCTTATTCGTTATACGATGCCAAAACCTTGTTGGGCAGTATTGCGATTTAAAATTGAACCAGGCGAGAGAGGGAGTGGGGTGACTTATCATTCTGTTGTACGAAAAGAAGAATTGTTAGAACGTTATCAGAATGAGGTGGCTCGGAGAATTCCTGAAGCATTGGAACAAGGGTTATACGGATGGAATGTAGTAGATTTAAAAATCACATTAATAGAAGGAGAGCATCATGTTGTTCATACACACCCTTTGGATTTTGCTGTCGCTACACCAATGGGAATTATGAATGGATTGGATCAAACGGGTACGAAGTTGTTGGAACCGATGTTGAACTTTAGAATATCTGTACCTGAACAGTTTGGTGGAAAGATTCTTCATGATCTGTCTCAGATGAGAGCAACATTTGATTCACCGAATCAGCAAGAAGATCGAATGATTGTGGAAGGAATTATACCTTTGTCTACTTCGATGGAATATTCCATTGAACTAGCTTCATTAACAAAAGGAAAAGGGACGATCACAACCTATTTTCAAGGCTATCAGGAATGTCCAGAAGGGGTTTTGGCTACTAGAGAGAGAAGAGGGATTAACCCCTTGGATCAGTCCAAATATATATTAAGTGTTCGTAAGGCTTTGTCATAG
- a CDS encoding helix-turn-helix domain-containing protein — protein sequence MDYIENLSKTINFIENNLTNKITIEQISKQSGYSKFHFQRLFHQVVGETVGKYIMNRRLTEAAKKLMSDDTSIIDIAFEFVYDSHEVFTRAFKRRFNMSPYQFRKSGMTTEFVYKKPINIQYLKNKNLNLLEDIEEVTFENLLLKGYQAANGSREAILTSWSKLRGNITTKDERNFNAFGVIQYPDSFGIEIDFTYLAAVESVYLDNKNDQDLKDVSLPNSKYIVFSHKGSTKDLPLSYEYIYGVWLSKSKYVVSSSYDFERYRSFGDSRDPVIQICIPVQRV from the coding sequence GTGGACTATATTGAAAACCTCTCAAAAACAATCAACTTCATTGAAAATAATTTAACAAATAAAATAACAATTGAACAAATTAGTAAACAAAGTGGTTATTCCAAGTTTCACTTTCAAAGACTATTTCATCAAGTGGTTGGGGAAACTGTGGGTAAATATATTATGAATCGACGATTAACTGAAGCAGCAAAAAAATTAATGAGTGATGATACAAGTATAATAGATATTGCTTTTGAATTCGTATACGACTCTCATGAAGTTTTTACAAGGGCTTTTAAAAGAAGATTTAATATGAGTCCATACCAATTTAGAAAAAGTGGAATGACAACTGAATTTGTTTATAAAAAACCAATCAATATTCAATATCTTAAAAATAAAAACTTGAATTTATTAGAAGATATAGAGGAAGTAACATTTGAAAATTTGTTACTTAAAGGTTATCAGGCTGCAAATGGTTCAAGAGAAGCTATTTTAACAAGCTGGTCAAAACTACGCGGGAACATAACCACAAAGGATGAAAGGAATTTTAATGCCTTTGGAGTCATACAATATCCAGATTCTTTTGGTATAGAGATCGACTTCACCTATCTTGCAGCAGTAGAGTCCGTTTATTTAGATAACAAAAATGATCAAGATTTAAAGGATGTGAGTTTGCCTAATAGTAAGTACATTGTTTTTTCACATAAAGGATCAACTAAAGACTTACCTTTATCTTATGAATATATCTATGGGGTATGGTTATCAAAGTCAAAGTATGTTGTAAGTAGTTCTTATGATTTTGAGAGATATCGTTCTTTTGGAGATAGTAGAGATCCAGTGATTCAAATATGTATACCTGTTCAGAGAGTTTAG